A segment of the Terriglobia bacterium genome:
AACCCACAGGGAGAGAGATCATTATGACCAAAGCCGACCTCATCGATGAAGTGACGCGGCTGGCGGAACTGACGCGCAAGGACAGCGAGATCATCGTCGAGACCATCTTCGACAGCATCGTGCGCTCGCTCCGCACCGGCGACAAGATCGAGATCCGCGGCTTCGGCAGCTTCCGCACCCGCCAGCGCAAGCCGCGCGTCGGACGCAATCCCAAGACCGGCGACCGGGTTGAGGTTCCGGCCAAGAAGATCCCCTTCTTCAAGCCCAGCAAGGAACTCAAGGACCTGGTGAACACCGGTCATAGCGGCGGCGGCGCGGTGATCACCCCGCCTAGCGCGAGCTAGGAAAATTAAGAAGTAAGAAGTCAGAAGTAAGAGAAAAACCTAAGAACGGTAAACGCCGCGTGCGTCCGTGTCATTCTTCATTCTGACTTCTTAATTGCTATCGCCCCCACCATCCTGCCCGTCACTCCCTTTTCCCTGCGGTGGGAGAACAGCAAGTCCGTCCGGCAGGACGTGCACAAATCCGAAGTCCAGATGTTCTCCTGGCGCACTCCGGCTGCCAGCAACTGGCGCCGGTTCGCCTCGACCAGGTCCAGGTGAGGGGTTCGCGGTGGTTCCCCGTGGCCCGGCGCACGCATGTTCATGAACAGCAGCGGATACTTCCGCCGCACCGGGTCGGACGAAAAGACCTCTTCGAATAGATCGCGGACATACTCAAACTGCGACTCAAACTTGTCCCGCAGCTCTTCGCTAACCTCATAGCAGCAGCGGTGAATTCCCGGACCAATCGCCGCCTTCATGTCCGCGGGATCGCTGCCGAATTGGCGCCGGAATTCGCCCACTCCCTTCTCGACAACCCGCGCCAGCGTGCCGCGCCAGCCGGCATGAAACGCGCCCACCGCGCGCCGCACGGGATCGGCCATCAGCACCGGAAGACAATCGGCAACCCGCACCGCCAGCACGATCCCCGGCCGGTTGGTGACCAGCCCATCACCTTGCAGGGGCTGCGCCGGAAGCTCATCGACTCGGTGAATCACGCTGGAGTGGACCTGCCGCATTCGAATCATCGGCCAAAGTGTGTGGCGCGGGTCTTCGACCCGCGTACCCGGGCTGGAGGCCCGGGCCACACTCGCGCCGTCATCGCTCGCTCCGATGGCTTGAAGAAACAAGTCGCGATTGCGTTCGACGGCTGCGCGACTGTCCTGGGGCGTGATGCCCAGATTCAGCGCCTGCCCGCCGTAGGCTTCCGACACGCCGCCGCACCGCGTGCTGAACCC
Coding sequences within it:
- a CDS encoding integration host factor subunit beta produces the protein MTKADLIDEVTRLAELTRKDSEIIVETIFDSIVRSLRTGDKIEIRGFGSFRTRQRKPRVGRNPKTGDRVEVPAKKIPFFKPSKELKDLVNTGHSGGGAVITPPSAS
- the pgeF gene encoding peptidoglycan editing factor PgeF, coding for MATRTKSQKRIDDLSILRSDTLAGIPWLLHGFSTRCGGVSEAYGGQALNLGITPQDSRAAVERNRDLFLQAIGASDDGASVARASSPGTRVEDPRHTLWPMIRMRQVHSSVIHRVDELPAQPLQGDGLVTNRPGIVLAVRVADCLPVLMADPVRRAVGAFHAGWRGTLARVVEKGVGEFRRQFGSDPADMKAAIGPGIHRCCYEVSEELRDKFESQFEYVRDLFEEVFSSDPVRRKYPLLFMNMRAPGHGEPPRTPHLDLVEANRRQLLAAGVRQENIWTSDLCTSCRTDLLFSHRREKGVTGRMVGAIAIKKSE